Part of the Desulfobulbaceae bacterium genome is shown below.
AGCATATCCCGGCAGGTCAGATATTTCCGGTGCTCATTAGGGTCTCTACGAGCCAGCAGTCTTCGGTTTCACTCATTGTGAGAGAGTCGATTCCTTCCGGTTGTCGGGTTCTGAATTCCGAGCCGTCTTTTGTCTCTGCCGATGTCGAAAGTGGTGTTTTGAAGTGGATCAGCCGTACTGATAAACAGGAGGCGATCTTTGCTTATTTGGTTAAGGCACCAGTGAAGTCAATCGATGGTGGGCAACTGATATTCAGTGGTGGTGTAACGATTAACCAGGGTGATCAGGTCCAGGTTGATATTATAGGAGACGATGGCCTGGTGATTGCCCCTTATCATTGGGCAGATATTGATCAAAACAATATGATTGATGACGAGGAAATCCTTGCCGTTTATGATCGCTACAGCGTGTTGGTGCAACTGGATTTTGATCGGGATCTTATCGATAGCATCTGGACTGGTGATGGATACATGTGGGATAAAAGAACGGAAAGGTATGTGGTGCAAAAATATAAGCGCTAAAGAACATAAATTGTTTCGTGTTCTCGTAGGTTGGGCTAGTGGCCTAACCCAACCTACGGGAATTGAAGAGTTCGCAGTGCTAGTTGCAATGCAGAACATAAGTTATGATTGTTCCGATGCGAAGGAGGTGTCGTCCTATGAAGACTTTATTGCGTTGCGGTGTGCGAATGGTAATGATCAACATCTTGTGTTTTTTGTTTCTCGTCATGGTTGTTGCTTTTGGTGTGCCGAATCATCTTTACGCGGCTGCTTTGGTTTCGGCGAGATATTTGCCGATTACAGGTCAAGAGGTGGTGTTTGAAGTTTCAGCCAGAGAAACTCCGCCGCAATCTATTATTGTTATTCAGATTGTTCCTGTTCAGTTCTCGGTTGTTAAGGCTCACCCCCCTGCGAAGAGTGTTAATGAGGCAAAGGGAGAGCTGAAGTGGTTAATAAATGATCTTAAGAGCGGTACTCGAGAGATCCGTTTGACTCTTGATCGAACGATCTCGATTGAGGAAATTCATGGAGAGATCCGTTATCGAGAGTCAAGTGGCGAGATGGTTATCGTTCCGATAGCCAAACCTTGAGAGATTGTTGCAGTTTATTAAATTTCTGTAATCGTTCACCAGAAGCGTTGAACCTGCGGATTTCACCGGAATGTAAACGTTCATCGGGCCCTCCAGATGCGCGAAAGCGGTCTGCGAAGTGTGCTAGTTGCACATGAGCAGGCTGCTGACAAAGCAGATGGAGTGCCCGGTGAACGTTTACAAATTTCTAAAACTTGGTTACCTCTTTGGCTGACTCAGTTCTCTGGCTGAGTGGAATCAGATGATTTCCTTTTTTATGGATGATAATTGATTTGAGTGTTGAAATGTGGCAAAAAGTACAAATATTTCCTGGTTCTCAAATGGTTTTCCGTGTTTTATTGATGGACTTCCGGAAAAGTGAATTGTGAGCTTGTGAGTATCTTCTGTTTTTTCTGTTATTGTTTTATGTTAAAGGCTGCAAGGTGTATATATGCTTGCACTTGTCACCAAGGATTAGTTGTGATTAGAGTTAGTGGTATCTGGTAGTAATCTGAAATTTATTTTATATTTTTCTAGGAATAACCGAAAAATATGTATAGTATGATTTCGTAGTTGAATTTAAATGGTTGGGGCAGGAAAAAGGGATTTTTGTCAAATTTAGGTAGGTAGTTCTCGCCTGTTGTGCCGTTGGCCTACTTATTGCTCAGTATATGGTTTCAGCCCGAAGATAGCAGATGGCTTTAATAAGCGGAGAGCTGATTCGGGTTGTTACCTGAAACAGCTGTCTAACTTAAAGAATAAGGGAGTAAAAAATGATAAAACATACAGCAGTCGCTTGTTTTTTTCTTGCAACATCCATTATTTCCGGCACAGCGTCGGCGTACACCATTAATGATACAACAGCTTCACTTTTAGGATATAGCATGGATAATGTTGATTATAGTATTTATGGTGATACCTATTTCTATGATGTTATTGGTGATAAGACAATATTTGAGGTGTTTGGAGTAAATATCACTCGGGGCGACGGTAAGATAACATTTGATTTGTACACAAACTTCAACAATGCACCAGGAGGTACATCCGGTCCAACACAAGTGGGAAACTATTATTATAATCTGGCTGATTTTTTCATTGATCCTGACCGGGATGGTGATTTTGATTATGCCGTGGTTCTTCAGAATCACGGTGAATGGTCTGCTGCTCTACAATCGTCGCCGGGCACACATGGTGTCGGGCTTTATGGTGTCAGTACTTGGAAGAGTTCCTCGGATTTCTACGAAG
Proteins encoded:
- a CDS encoding helix-turn-helix transcriptional regulator — its product is MVKTDNTPTTNIASGIVPMAKIDGGEIRKLREAKGLTQLYLATFIGVTTDTVSRWENRRYPAMKMENAEKLAEALEVELDAILDLEQGDDSVVTPQDGEVESLSQGDQDNKSIQPVGSDVLSRSHWRSFMPWLLVISACVAFGGIYLMFIKPVPPVAPPVSVVVERILPKHIPAGQIFPVLIRVSTSQQSSVSLIVRESIPSGCRVLNSEPSFVSADVESGVLKWISRTDKQEAIFAYLVKAPVKSIDGGQLIFSGGVTINQGDQVQVDIIGDDGLVIAPYHWADIDQNNMIDDEEILAVYDRYSVLVQLDFDRDLIDSIWTGDGYMWDKRTERYVVQKYKR